The Grus americana isolate bGruAme1 chromosome 29, bGruAme1.mat, whole genome shotgun sequence genome contains the following window.
gcagcaggcgCGTGGGGGGACGAGCACTCCCACAACCCCCTCCGCCTCTCCCAGAAAAGACGCGTCGCGGACCTGTTGGCCAACTACATCCCTGAGGATGAGGCGCTGCTGCTGAGGAGCGGGAGGTGAGCGAGACCCCCgagggcagcccccccccctccggcTGCTTGCGGGGTCCTGACGGCAGCTTTTCCCCCCGCCCTGGCATAGGTACGCCTGCACGGTGTGCGCCCACCGCCCCGTCTTCGACACGCTGGATGTGCTGACTGTCCACAGGGCCGGCAAGAAGCACACGGGCAGTAAGtggggggctggcggggagggtGGGCTGCGCTGAGCGAGCACGTCCCCCTGTCCCCTTCGCTCTCTTCCAGGCCTGCAGCGCTTCTACGGCAGGAAGCGCTCGCTCCAGGATGCAGCCCAGAAGCGGCGGCACAAGGAAGaggtgcaggcagaggaggcaggCACGCAGGTTGGTGCGGACGCCCCTTCCTCACCCCGACAGTCCCCCCGGCCAGGCCCCCCTGAgctctgtcccctctccccaggcctCCCCGGCCCCTCTTCTGGCACAGACGAGGAGGATCGCCCGGAGCGCTCTGCTGAAAGCCGCTCCctacagcagctgctgccgcAGGACGGGGTAAGAcctttggttttgctgctggagGATGGGGGAAAGCTCTGGGCTTCCCAGCAGGACACCGGCAGCGCCGTGACTTCGCCGCCGTTTGCGGGATGAGGCCCTGACTCCTCCTGTCGCAGGGTGGAGGGAAGCACCTCGCGAGCTGGTGTGACCCAGATGGGGCCAAGTGCCACCCCGACGCTGCCGGAGCCGTTGCGGAAGGACAGAGAAGCCGTGGacgccagccctgcagccctgctgccggGGCACCGCGGCGGGCGAGCAGGTAAGAGCCAGACAGTGGTTCTGGGGCTGCGCCGGCACCGTCGGGACAAGGCACCCGGGCTCTTGGCCGGGCCTCTCCCACTCCTACGGGTCTCACCacccctctctg
Protein-coding sequences here:
- the SCNM1 gene encoding sodium channel modifier 1, coding for MSFKREGDDPGQLGVLQKRRVADLLANYIPEDEALLLRSGRYACTVCAHRPVFDTLDVLTVHRAGKKHTGSLQRFYGRKRSLQDAAQKRRHKEEVQAEEAGTQASPAPLLAQTRRIARSALLKAAPYSSCCRRTGVEGSTSRAGVTQMGPSATPTLPEPLRKDREAVDASPAALLPGHRGGRADTLKAAPARTQRSSKEKPSSSALSRPEALSPERRQALERYLQLRSAGWIQDRSGKWVKDENAEFDSDEDEPPALLPA